A genomic region of Thermincola ferriacetica contains the following coding sequences:
- a CDS encoding aldo/keto reductase — MEKRTLGRTGLKVSVIGLGGIPIQRVAGEEATAILKTALEKGINFFDTARAYTDSEVKFGVGFRGTKRPIIATKSMARDKETMARDIELSLKNLGVGTIDLYQLHNVKDRETLQKVQGPDGALAALKEARARGEINYIGITGHIPEILVEALKTGEFDTVQFPYNPVEREAEKALIPLALEMNIGMIAMKPLAGGAFKNAALAIKFLLNSPVSTIIPGVDKLDQVAENAALGQQILPLTEEEQETLNREVRQLGERFCRRCEYCQPCPQGIDIPMIFLLEGYWTRYGLQDWAVDRYRPLAKKASDCVECGLCEEKCPYNLPIREMLKESRSHLEG, encoded by the coding sequence GTGGAAAAAAGAACTCTTGGCAGAACCGGCTTAAAGGTATCGGTAATTGGACTGGGGGGGATTCCCATCCAACGGGTTGCCGGGGAAGAAGCGACAGCGATACTGAAAACCGCATTGGAAAAAGGCATTAATTTTTTTGATACTGCCAGGGCGTACACCGATAGTGAAGTAAAGTTCGGTGTCGGTTTTCGGGGCACCAAAAGACCCATCATCGCTACTAAGTCTATGGCCAGAGACAAAGAGACCATGGCCAGGGATATTGAACTGAGCTTGAAAAATTTAGGTGTCGGTACCATTGACCTGTACCAGTTACATAATGTTAAGGACAGGGAAACTCTGCAAAAGGTCCAGGGGCCTGATGGGGCGCTGGCCGCTTTAAAAGAAGCCAGGGCCCGGGGCGAGATCAATTACATTGGGATTACCGGGCACATTCCGGAAATCCTGGTGGAAGCACTGAAAACAGGGGAATTCGATACAGTCCAGTTCCCATATAACCCTGTAGAAAGGGAAGCGGAAAAAGCCCTCATCCCCCTTGCCCTGGAAATGAATATTGGGATGATTGCCATGAAACCCTTGGCCGGCGGGGCTTTTAAAAACGCGGCCCTGGCCATTAAGTTTCTTCTAAATTCGCCTGTTTCGACCATTATACCAGGCGTGGACAAACTGGATCAGGTGGCCGAAAATGCTGCCCTTGGACAGCAAATATTACCTTTGACGGAGGAAGAGCAGGAAACCTTAAACCGGGAAGTGCGGCAATTGGGAGAGCGTTTTTGCCGGCGCTGCGAATACTGCCAACCGTGCCCCCAGGGCATTGATATTCCCATGATTTTTCTCCTGGAGGGTTACTGGACCAGATACGGACTGCAGGATTGGGCTGTAGACAGATACAGACCGTTGGCCAAAAAGGCTTCCGATTGTGTCGAATGTGGCCTTTGTGAAGAGAAGTGCCCCTACAACCTGCCGATAAGGGAAATGCTAAAGGAATCCAGGAGCCACCTGGAGGGTTGA
- a CDS encoding ferredoxin — MKVKVYEDLCVSCGQCISICPDVFEWGDDDKAVAKIEEVPADQESLAHEAVEGCPTAAIKEE; from the coding sequence TTGAAGGTAAAAGTATACGAAGACCTTTGCGTCAGTTGCGGACAGTGCATCAGTATCTGCCCCGATGTATTTGAATGGGGTGATGACGACAAGGCAGTTGCCAAAATAGAGGAAGTACCTGCCGACCAAGAATCTTTGGCTCACGAGGCAGTAGAGGGTTGCCCGACGGCAGCAATTAAGGAAGAATAA
- a CDS encoding DUF896 domain-containing protein, whose amino-acid sequence MIDRDLIERINYLAWKKKHEGLTAEEAEEQKKLRDIYLRNIRQQVKASLDALKQAQQGQHKNKEHGHGCNCHHCKN is encoded by the coding sequence ATGATTGACAGGGATTTAATTGAACGGATCAATTACCTGGCCTGGAAAAAGAAGCACGAAGGCCTGACAGCAGAAGAAGCGGAAGAACAAAAAAAATTGAGGGACATCTACCTGCGGAACATACGGCAGCAGGTCAAGGCATCTCTGGATGCACTGAAACAGGCCCAGCAAGGACAGCATAAAAACAAGGAGCACGGCCATGGGTGCAATTGCCACCACTGTAAAAATTAA
- a CDS encoding DUF4829 domain-containing protein — MKKTAILGLIFLLLISGCIGTNSSIEQYNKQYKNDDEQCKRAITDYFQAVKTHDLDRLKSLYSTERRKMAQNASLGEDEYEFINISQIVPDKSVVYEYMTFGRGKNKKEEDIKGYKVDFEFKLKNKAKVVQDHFKFILVKESGNWKIDDFGH, encoded by the coding sequence ATGAAAAAAACAGCGATTTTAGGGCTTATATTTTTGCTTCTTATCAGTGGGTGCATTGGTACCAATTCTTCCATTGAACAGTACAATAAACAGTATAAAAATGACGATGAACAATGCAAAAGGGCAATCACTGATTATTTCCAAGCAGTCAAAACTCATGATTTAGACAGGCTAAAGAGCTTATATTCAACTGAGAGACGTAAAATGGCTCAAAATGCATCGTTGGGAGAAGATGAATATGAATTTATCAACATATCACAAATAGTACCGGATAAATCCGTGGTATATGAATACATGACCTTTGGTAGAGGCAAGAATAAAAAAGAAGAAGATATAAAGGGTTACAAAGTTGATTTTGAGTTTAAATTAAAGAACAAGGCTAAAGTTGTGCAAGATCATTTTAAATTTATACTTGTTAAAGAGAGCGGAAATTGGAAAATAGACGATTTTGGCCACTAG
- a CDS encoding hydrolase gives MMKCFCPGMTEEEFMNWDMQENDWTGKTFYQVKVPMISHFPVAPELKIFRVMAEIEGKGFRTVAPPLIVFNDGMLVGSLMVEIVSPDGKYANVVTMGPTRMISKVYTGPRHLVPKALKEFDRLLMSRKIITNDYYFWFLTCKNCNKRSKENKTIIFAKVL, from the coding sequence ATGATGAAATGCTTTTGTCCCGGCATGACCGAGGAAGAATTCATGAATTGGGATATGCAGGAAAATGACTGGACAGGCAAAACTTTTTACCAGGTAAAGGTACCCATGATTTCGCATTTTCCCGTTGCTCCCGAACTTAAAATTTTTAGGGTGATGGCAGAAATCGAGGGAAAGGGTTTTCGGACTGTTGCCCCGCCGCTAATTGTTTTTAACGATGGTATGCTGGTGGGCAGTCTCATGGTTGAAATTGTGTCCCCGGACGGAAAATATGCCAACGTTGTCACGATGGGGCCGACCCGAATGATATCCAAGGTATATACCGGGCCGCGCCACCTGGTTCCAAAGGCCTTGAAGGAGTTTGACCGTCTCCTGATGAGCCGTAAAATTATAACGAATGATTATTATTTCTGGTTTTTAACCTGCAAAAACTGCAACAAAAGGAGTAAAGAAAATAAAACCATAATTTTCGCCAAAGTGTTGTAA
- the nth gene encoding endonuclease III, giving the protein MAADRVQMILQALEKEYGDAGTALNYRNPFELLVATVLSAQCTDERVNKVTPALFAKFGTPEKMSKAPVKEVEELIKSCGLYHNKARNLVAASKKLVAEFKGQVPDTLQELISLPGVGRKTANVVLSNAFARDAIAVDTHVFRVANRLGLADSSTPLKTEADLMRAIPRDKWSRAHHWLIHHGRKVCKARNPQCVNCCLAVYCKSRQI; this is encoded by the coding sequence ATGGCTGCAGACAGGGTACAAATGATATTACAGGCATTGGAAAAAGAATACGGCGATGCGGGAACAGCTTTAAATTACAGGAACCCCTTTGAACTGCTGGTGGCCACTGTTTTGTCCGCCCAGTGCACTGACGAACGGGTAAACAAAGTGACTCCTGCTCTCTTTGCCAAATTCGGCACTCCGGAAAAGATGAGCAAGGCCCCGGTAAAAGAGGTGGAAGAGCTGATCAAAAGCTGCGGTCTGTATCATAACAAGGCCAGGAACCTGGTGGCGGCAAGCAAAAAGCTGGTGGCGGAATTCAAAGGCCAGGTACCGGATACCCTGCAAGAGCTTATATCTTTGCCGGGAGTAGGCCGCAAGACGGCGAATGTGGTTCTAAGCAACGCTTTTGCCCGGGATGCCATTGCCGTGGATACTCATGTCTTCAGGGTAGCCAACAGGCTGGGCCTGGCTGACAGCAGCACTCCGTTAAAAACGGAAGCGGACCTGATGCGGGCAATTCCCAGGGACAAATGGTCCCGGGCTCATCACTGGCTCATTCATCACGGCAGAAAAGTTTGTAAGGCAAGAAACCCGCAGTGTGTGAATTGTTGCCTGGCGGTCTACTGCAAATCGCGCCAAATATAA
- the glgA gene encoding glycogen synthase GlgA, with amino-acid sequence MTDHESLKILFVSSEVAPYAKTGGLADVAGSLPRALAQMGHDVRIAMPRYKVIKSSMETLTDFPVLIRGRKETAIVRRTFMNVGEATLGRQLPVYFIDNYHYFDRQHLYMYADEADRFGFFCRAVLAMLPAIGFQPDIIHCNDWQTGPVCVLLTELAAQNPFYKGIATLMTIHNLHYQGNFPRDALDVLGLPEYYYHHERLEFYGSISFIKAGLVYADLLNAVSKTYAREIQTPEYGEGMEGILRKRAQDLYGIINGIDYNEYDPEKDPFITARYRSGNLEAKKENKTAVQNILRLPKVDFPVIGLVSRLVDQKGLELIAEVFDRLMTQNIQLIVLGSGDRKYEDFFQAMAGKYPEKVGVFIGFNEALAKQIYAGSDMFLMPSRFEPCGLGQLIALRYGTVPIVRATGGLADTVTDYDPHTGAGNGFVFQAYNAEEMYAAILRALDLYNSDRGSWKSLVRKALDSDFSWNKSAREYVDLYRLCIKKHRIGYSGGI; translated from the coding sequence ATGACTGATCATGAGTCCCTGAAAATTTTGTTTGTTTCTTCGGAAGTTGCTCCCTATGCGAAAACCGGCGGCTTGGCCGATGTGGCAGGGTCTTTGCCCAGGGCGCTGGCCCAAATGGGCCATGATGTCCGCATAGCCATGCCAAGATACAAGGTTATTAAAAGCAGTATGGAAACTTTGACGGACTTTCCCGTTTTGATAAGGGGACGCAAAGAGACTGCTATCGTACGCAGGACTTTTATGAATGTGGGGGAGGCAACCCTAGGCCGACAGTTGCCGGTGTACTTTATAGACAATTATCATTACTTTGACCGCCAACATCTTTACATGTATGCCGACGAAGCTGACCGGTTCGGGTTTTTCTGCCGGGCGGTCCTGGCCATGCTGCCGGCAATTGGTTTTCAGCCTGATATTATTCACTGCAACGACTGGCAGACAGGGCCTGTGTGTGTATTATTAACAGAATTGGCAGCCCAAAATCCCTTTTATAAAGGGATAGCTACTCTTATGACCATACATAACCTGCATTACCAGGGTAATTTTCCCCGGGATGCTTTGGATGTGTTGGGACTGCCGGAGTATTATTATCATCATGAACGGTTGGAATTCTACGGTAGTATAAGTTTTATCAAAGCCGGACTAGTATATGCCGATTTGCTCAATGCCGTCAGCAAAACCTATGCCCGGGAGATTCAGACGCCGGAATACGGTGAAGGCATGGAAGGAATTCTGCGGAAGCGAGCACAGGATTTATATGGAATAATTAACGGTATTGACTACAATGAGTATGACCCCGAAAAGGACCCTTTTATCACCGCTCGTTACCGTTCGGGAAACCTGGAAGCCAAGAAGGAAAATAAGACCGCGGTGCAGAATATACTACGCTTACCGAAAGTGGATTTCCCGGTAATCGGCTTGGTATCCCGGCTTGTGGACCAGAAGGGGCTTGAACTGATTGCAGAAGTTTTTGACCGGTTGATGACTCAAAATATACAGTTAATAGTATTAGGTTCAGGTGACAGGAAATACGAGGATTTCTTCCAGGCTATGGCCGGGAAATACCCCGAGAAAGTAGGGGTGTTCATAGGATTCAACGAAGCTTTGGCCAAACAAATATATGCCGGCAGCGACATGTTCCTGATGCCTTCCCGTTTTGAACCCTGCGGATTGGGCCAGTTGATCGCCTTAAGGTATGGTACCGTTCCCATTGTCAGGGCTACAGGCGGGCTGGCCGATACTGTCACCGATTACGATCCGCACACGGGCGCCGGTAACGGTTTTGTTTTTCAAGCCTATAACGCAGAGGAAATGTATGCCGCTATTTTACGCGCTTTGGATCTGTATAATTCAGACCGAGGTAGCTGGAAGAGCCTTGTGCGAAAAGCCCTCGACAGCGATTTCTCATGGAATAAATCTGCCCGGGAATACGTTGACCTTTACCGTCTCTGCATAAAGAAACATAGGATTGGGTATTCGGGTGGCATCTAA
- a CDS encoding DUF1786 domain-containing protein: protein MAEAILAIDVGGGTQDILLYEEGKPIENCVKMVLPSQTVIVGNRISAATARGEAVFLNGNLMGGGACVGAIRRHLNAGLAVYATPDAALTINDDLKKVEEMGVEITANPPAHVREIAMRDIDLEALQKALACFDVELPQKFAVAVQDHGEAIGQSNREFRFQQWRKFIERGGALEDLAYFDIPFHFTRMRAVQRDLPGALLMDTGSAAIWGALCDPEVAAAAETGITIVNIGNQHTVGVLIKGKRIFGLFEHHTRILDGQAIMEYVRKLQAGTLTHEEVFNARGHGAYVDPEARRHSFTGKIVVTGPNRYKIAGEKVYLAAPFGDMMLTGSFGLIAAYYQKQGKIMPLMPGY, encoded by the coding sequence TTGGCGGAAGCTATTCTGGCTATAGATGTTGGCGGAGGAACGCAGGATATCCTGCTTTACGAAGAAGGTAAGCCCATAGAAAACTGCGTGAAGATGGTACTGCCCTCCCAGACGGTGATCGTCGGCAACAGAATCAGCGCAGCTACTGCCAGGGGAGAAGCTGTGTTTTTAAACGGCAACCTGATGGGCGGCGGGGCGTGCGTGGGCGCAATTCGCAGACATTTAAATGCCGGCTTGGCCGTTTATGCCACACCTGATGCTGCCTTGACCATTAATGATGATCTGAAAAAGGTTGAAGAGATGGGAGTTGAAATAACGGCCAATCCTCCGGCCCATGTCAGGGAAATAGCCATGCGGGACATAGATCTGGAAGCGTTACAAAAAGCGCTGGCTTGCTTTGATGTAGAATTGCCGCAGAAATTTGCCGTTGCAGTCCAGGACCACGGTGAAGCGATAGGCCAGTCAAACAGGGAGTTTCGTTTTCAGCAGTGGAGGAAATTTATTGAACGCGGAGGAGCCTTAGAAGATTTGGCCTATTTTGATATACCCTTTCATTTTACCAGAATGCGGGCAGTGCAAAGGGATTTGCCCGGCGCCTTGCTGATGGATACGGGTTCGGCCGCCATCTGGGGAGCTTTATGTGACCCGGAGGTGGCTGCGGCAGCCGAGACCGGTATTACCATTGTCAATATCGGCAACCAGCATACCGTGGGAGTGCTCATTAAAGGAAAGAGGATTTTTGGCCTTTTTGAACACCATACACGGATTTTGGACGGACAGGCTATTATGGAATATGTGCGTAAACTCCAGGCTGGCACCCTGACGCACGAGGAGGTATTTAACGCCAGGGGCCATGGCGCATATGTGGACCCCGAAGCCAGGCGCCATTCTTTTACCGGGAAGATTGTGGTGACAGGACCCAACCGGTATAAGATAGCAGGGGAAAAGGTTTATCTGGCGGCTCCTTTCGGCGATATGATGCTTACGGGCAGCTTTGGTTTAATAGCGGCCTATTATCAAAAACAGGGTAAAATTATGCCTTTGATGCCCGGATATTAA